Within Streptomyces sp. NBC_00704, the genomic segment CCGGCCAGATGTCGCAGATCGGTCCCGGGTATCTGCGCATCGTCGCGGGCGGCGAGGAGGTGGCCCGCTACGCGTTCAGCGGCGCGGAGTTCACCACCGAGCGGGCCGTGATGCTGGGCGACGTCTACCTGAAGGACGTCTGGCGGTTCGCGGCCGTCGGGCAGGGTTTCGACGGCGGTCTGGACGCGCTGCTGAAGAACTTCGGCGGCGAGGTCGCGGAGGAGGAGGCCCCGGCTGCGCCCCCCGCGCCCGCGCAGCCCCAGGCCGGCGGCGCCGCTCCCGGCTTCGCTCCGCCCGCGTTCGGCGCGCCCCCGGCCCCCGCCCCGCACCAGCCGCAGCCCGCTCCGTACCAGCCGCAGCCCGCCGCCCAGGGCTTCGCGCCCCCGCCCGGCGCGACGCCGCCGCCCGCCCCGGCGCCCGCGCCCTCGGTGCACGCCGCTCCGACCATCGTCGCGCCCCTGGCCCCGCCCGGCGGCGGCCATGTCCCGCCCCCGGCCCCCGCCCCGGCGCCCTACGGCCAGCCCCAGCAGCCCTACGGGCACGGCCCGGCGCCGACCGCGCCCATGCCGCCCGGCTACGGTCAGCAGCCCCAGGCTCCGCAGGCCCCGCCCGGCTACGGGCAGCCCGCTCCGCCGCCCGGCTACGGCCAGCAGCCGCCGTTCGGGCAGGTCCCGGGCCAGCAGGCCTACGGTGTGCCGCAGGGCGCCCCGCAGGGCGGCGCCGGTGTGGCCGCCGCACTCCAGCAGTTCAAGGAGACGCCCACCGGGCAGCGCTGGACGCAGCAGAACAAGAAGCTGATCCGCGTCGACCTCGGCATGGGCGGCCAGCCGGTGCTCGCCCGCCAGGGCAGCATGGTCCTCTACCAGGGCAAGGTCGACTTCAGCTACAAGGGCGCCGGGTTCGCCGGCCGGATCGTCGGCAACGCCACCGGCCAGGAGATGCAGCTGATGCGCTGCACCGGCCAGGGGCAGGTCTTCCTCGCCGAGAACTCCACCCATGTACACCCCATCGAACTCCAGGGTGACGCCATCTGCGTCTCCGCCGAGAACGTCCTCGCCTTCGACGAGAGCCTCCAGTACGAGGTCCGTCGCATCGAAGGGCACGGCATCCCCGGCGGCGCGCTGTTCACCATGCAGTTCCAGGGCACCGGCACGATCGTCGTCAAGACGCACGGCACGCCCGTCGTCCTGCCGGTCACGCCCACCACGTTCGCCGACTGCAACGCCGTCGTCGCCTGGTCGGCCGCCGCCCAGGTGGTCGTCTCCAGTCAGGTGCGGATGCGCCGCAACGCCTACCCCGGCGACACCGGAGAGAGCGTCAACCTCCAGTTCCGGGGAGCTCCCGGCAACTTCATCGTCGTCCAGCCGTACGAGGTCTGAGGGAGCCCGTCATGAACCAGCCGCTCGCGGGCTACGCCCCCGCACCCGTCACCGCCCGCATGGAGAACCACGGCAACCACATGCTGAAGGTCGCCATGCAGACCGGCAACGACCTCTTCGCGCGCGTGGGCTCCATGGTCGCCTACGAGGGCTTCGTCCAGTACGAGCCCAACCCGCCGGCCGTGCGCCAGATCGCACGCGACTGGATGACCGGCGAGGGCGCGCCCCTGATGAAGTGCACCGGCGACGGTCTGCTGTACCTCGCCGACTACGGTGCGAACGTCGTCGTGATCAACCTCAACGGCGACGGCATCTCCGTCAACGCCACCAACCTGCTCGCCTTCGACGCGCACCTCACCTGGGGCGTCGAGCGCGTCAAGGGCCTCGCGAAGTTCGCCGGCCAGGGGCTGTGGAACACCAAGATCTCCGGGCAGGGCTGGGTCGCGCTGACGTCCCGGGGCAAGCCGATCGTGGTCGACTGCGGCGGCGGCGAGGACGAGACGTACGTCGACCCCGACGCGCTCGTCGCCTGGTCCCCGAACCTGAAGGTGAAGGGCAAGCGCAGCTTCAAGGCGCAGTCGCTCATCGGCCGGGGCAGCGGCGAGGCCTACCAGATGGCCTTCTCCGGCCAGGGCATCGTCGTCGTCCAGCCCAGCGAGGACAGCACCGACCGCCTCCGGGTCCGGGGCTGAGGGGGAGCCAGAAACGTCATGCAGAGCCCACTTTTCGCGCACAACGACTCGCAGACCCAGGAACGCTGGAGTCTGCAGAACAAGCAGATGCTCCGGGTCACCCTGGAGGGCCACGACGACATCCTCGCCCGCAAGGGCACGATGGTCGCCTACCAGGGCCTGATGGAGTTCGACGCCGAGTTCCAGAACCGCCAGCAGGGACGCGCGCGTGCGTACACCGGCGAGGGGCTGGACCTGATGCGCTGCCACGGGCAGGGCACGGTCTACCTCGCCAACCTCGCCCAGCACATCCATGTGATGGAGGTGGAGCAGGACGGCCTGACCGTGGACAGCAGCTATGTGCTCGCCATGGACTCCTCGCTGCACCACGAGGTCATCGCCGTCGACAGCCTCTACGGCATCTCCGGCTCCGGCAAGTACCAGCTCAACATCACCGGCCGCGGCAAGGTCGCCCTGATGACCTCGGGCGCGCCCCTGCTGATGCAGGTCACCCCGGACAAGTACGTCAACTGCGACGCCGACGCCATCGTCGCCTGGTCCACCGGGCTGCGGGTGCAGATGCAGGCGCAGACGCACTCCTCCGGCGTGTGGCGCCGGCGCGGCAACACCGGTGAGGGCTGGGAGCTGAGCTTCATGGGCTCCGGCTACGCGCTGGTGCAGCCCAGCGAGCTGCTGCCGCCGCAGAACGCGGGCATCGGCTCCGGCCTGGCCGCCCAGTACGGCATGGGTCAGCAGGGGGCGCGTGGTCAGAACCAGGGCAACGTCTGGAGCTGACCGTCCGGCACGGTGAACCGGCGTGAGGGGCGGCCGCCCAACAGGCCGCCCCCTCCGTCCGCCGGTTCACAGCCGCGCGCGGGACCCGGTGTGCTCACAGCCGCGCGCGGGTCGCCTCCAGGAGCCGTACGACCGAATCGTCGGCGACCTCCGCCACCTGCGCGTACGGGAACCAGCGCAGGTCCAGGGACTCGTCGCTGATGGCCTCCACGGACCCGGCGGGGGCCAGTGCCGCGTACTGGACGTCGTAGTGCCAGGCGCACGGCGTCCGATGGCGGTCGAGGCGGACCGGGCCGCCGGGCAGCAGGGTCAGCCCCGGCACGCCCGACTCCTCGGCGCCCTCACGCAGGGCGGCGGCCGCCAGCGTCCCGTCGGCCGGCTCGCAGTGCCCGCCCGTCTGGAGCCACATCCGCAGCTTCCTGTGGAGCGTCAGCAGGACCCGCTCCCGCTCGGGGTCGATCACCAGCGCGCTCGCCGTGACGTGCCCCTCCCGGCAGGCCTTCCACATGCCGTCCGGATGCGCCTCCAGATGGTCCAGGTAGGAACGGCGCAGCTCTTCCTGGCCCTCGTACCCCTTCAGGACGAGGACCGCGTCGTCGTACAGGCTCACTCGGCGCCGTCGCCCCCGGAGTCGTGGTCGTCGTCGGTCTTCGGCGCGTCGTCCTTCGTGAGGTCCGGCTTCCCGCCCCCGCCGCCGCTCGCGGCCTCGCCGAGCATCTTGTCCAGCTCGGAGAAGTCCATGTGCTCGCGGTGCACGAAGCCGTCCGGGTCGTCCAGGTCGGAGGCCGTGGGCAGCATGTCCGGGTGCGCCCACAGCGCGTCCCGGCCGTCGACCCCGCGCGCGTCCGTCAGCGAGGCCCACAGGCGGGACGCGTCGCGCAGCCGGCGCGGGCGCAGCTCCAGGCCGATCAGCGTGGCGAACGTCTGCTCCGCGGGGCCGCCGGTGGCGCGACGACGGCGCAGCGTCTCGCGCAGCGCGTCGGCGGACGACAGGCGCGGCTTCGCGGCCGCGTGCACCACCGCGTCCACCCAGCCCTCGACGAGCGCCAGGGCCGTCTCCAGACGGGCCAGCGCGGCCTTCTGCTCCGGGGTGTCCTCCGGCTGGAACATGCCCTGTTGCAGGGCGTCCTGAAGCTGCTCGGGGTTCTGCGGGTCGAACTGGCCGACGACGTCCTCCAGCTTCGCGGTGTCGACCTTGATCCCCCGCGCGTAGCCCTCGACCGCGCCGAACAGGTGCGAGCGCAGCCAGGGCACGTGCGCGAACAGACGCTGGTGCGCGGCCTCGCGCAGGGCCAGGTACAGCCGCACCTCGTCCTGGGGCACGCCCAGGTCCTTGCCGAACGTCGCGATGTTGACGGGCAGCAGCGCCGCGCGGCCGGCCGGGCCGAGCGGAAGTCCGATGTCGGTCGAGCCGACGACCTCGCCCGCCAGGACGCCGACGGCCTGTCCGATCTGGGAGCCGAACATCGCCCCGCCCATCGAGCGCATCATGCCGATC encodes:
- a CDS encoding TerD family protein → MPREFQRGHKAKISDLTAGTDLYVGVQITAPGLTFDISCFGLDADERLSDDRYFVFFNQPKSPEESIQLLGPQAGDTESFRVTLDRIPSQIHKLSFTATVDGAGQMSQIGPGYLRIVAGGEEVARYAFSGAEFTTERAVMLGDVYLKDVWRFAAVGQGFDGGLDALLKNFGGEVAEEEAPAAPPAPAQPQAGGAAPGFAPPAFGAPPAPAPHQPQPAPYQPQPAAQGFAPPPGATPPPAPAPAPSVHAAPTIVAPLAPPGGGHVPPPAPAPAPYGQPQQPYGHGPAPTAPMPPGYGQQPQAPQAPPGYGQPAPPPGYGQQPPFGQVPGQQAYGVPQGAPQGGAGVAAALQQFKETPTGQRWTQQNKKLIRVDLGMGGQPVLARQGSMVLYQGKVDFSYKGAGFAGRIVGNATGQEMQLMRCTGQGQVFLAENSTHVHPIELQGDAICVSAENVLAFDESLQYEVRRIEGHGIPGGALFTMQFQGTGTIVVKTHGTPVVLPVTPTTFADCNAVVAWSAAAQVVVSSQVRMRRNAYPGDTGESVNLQFRGAPGNFIVVQPYEV
- a CDS encoding zinc-dependent metalloprotease — protein: MSDTPFGFGLPPEEPEDGDEGKKKDSQSGGGQGPANPFGFGGLPGAGGFGAPGGPGADNPLAAMFGSLNPNDLGAAFQQLGQMLSYEGGPVNWDMAKQIARQTVSQGTSDGVKDASVGSAERTAVQEAVRLADLWLDDATSLPSGAGSAVAWSRAEWVEASLPAWKELVDPVAERVGAAMGDVLPEEMQAMAGPLIGMMRSMGGAMFGSQIGQAVGVLAGEVVGSTDIGLPLGPAGRAALLPVNIATFGKDLGVPQDEVRLYLALREAAHQRLFAHVPWLRSHLFGAVEGYARGIKVDTAKLEDVVGQFDPQNPEQLQDALQQGMFQPEDTPEQKAALARLETALALVEGWVDAVVHAAAKPRLSSADALRETLRRRRATGGPAEQTFATLIGLELRPRRLRDASRLWASLTDARGVDGRDALWAHPDMLPTASDLDDPDGFVHREHMDFSELDKMLGEAASGGGGGKPDLTKDDAPKTDDDHDSGGDGAE
- a CDS encoding AIM24 family protein, with product MQSPLFAHNDSQTQERWSLQNKQMLRVTLEGHDDILARKGTMVAYQGLMEFDAEFQNRQQGRARAYTGEGLDLMRCHGQGTVYLANLAQHIHVMEVEQDGLTVDSSYVLAMDSSLHHEVIAVDSLYGISGSGKYQLNITGRGKVALMTSGAPLLMQVTPDKYVNCDADAIVAWSTGLRVQMQAQTHSSGVWRRRGNTGEGWELSFMGSGYALVQPSELLPPQNAGIGSGLAAQYGMGQQGARGQNQGNVWS
- a CDS encoding NUDIX hydrolase; amino-acid sequence: MSLYDDAVLVLKGYEGQEELRRSYLDHLEAHPDGMWKACREGHVTASALVIDPERERVLLTLHRKLRMWLQTGGHCEPADGTLAAAALREGAEESGVPGLTLLPGGPVRLDRHRTPCAWHYDVQYAALAPAGSVEAISDESLDLRWFPYAQVAEVADDSVVRLLEATRARL
- a CDS encoding AIM24 family protein, translated to MNQPLAGYAPAPVTARMENHGNHMLKVAMQTGNDLFARVGSMVAYEGFVQYEPNPPAVRQIARDWMTGEGAPLMKCTGDGLLYLADYGANVVVINLNGDGISVNATNLLAFDAHLTWGVERVKGLAKFAGQGLWNTKISGQGWVALTSRGKPIVVDCGGGEDETYVDPDALVAWSPNLKVKGKRSFKAQSLIGRGSGEAYQMAFSGQGIVVVQPSEDSTDRLRVRG